CCCTGGGTGCTGTCGAGAGCGTTCTCTGCCTCAGTCAGCGCGGTGCCCAGGTCATCGAGGATGCCCTGGAGCTGGCCCGCCGCCGGGGTCACCCCGGACAGAATCCCAGAGGTTTTCCCGGAGAGGGCGGCAAAGCTGTCAAGGGTCTGGTTGACCTGCGGCAGAAGGCTTTGCTGAAAATTGGTGTTAACATCTCCCAGAGCCCTGCCGCTGTCGGTGGCGATCTGGTTCAGGCTTTTGCGCGTTTCCGAGGTCTGTGTAATCATGTTTTTAACGCTGGCGTTTCCAGTATCCAGGCGGTCCAGAATTTTCTGCTGGCTCTCGATTTCCGATTCCAGAGACTGGATCAGTCTGGTAAGCTCGGGGGAAGGGTGTTCTTCATTAAGCTTTTTCAGCGCGTCCACAATCTCCTGGTTGAGGGTCAGCATCTCCTTTGCAGAGGTGATACTGTTCTCAAAGCCTGCGTTTATCTCAAGGGCCTGTGCTTCCAGGTTCCCCAACTGAGACGCGGCCGTGCCGCCTATCTGCCCCAGCACACTCTGCCCCTGATTCAGGATATTTGACATGCTGCCAGAAAATTTTCCAACACTTTCACGGCTCTGGCTTAGACGGGCCTGTGCGCTTTCAAGTCCTTTCTGGCCCGAGGCGGCGGCGTCCTTAAGACTGTCAAGCGTAGCCTTACCGCCATCAATGCTGCCCTGGCCATCAGAGATGGTTCCCCTGAAGTTTTCCAGCAGCACACGGTAGGTGTCCAGATCGCCCCGGGTGGTGTCGATGGCAACGGTGATGTCCGCGCTGGCCTGGTTGAGCTTTCCAGATATGCCCACTGCCGAGGCGGCCATGACTTTTGACACACTCTCGGACGCCACAGAGGAAAAAGTGCTTTTGATCTCATCTTCCAGCGTCTGTGCGCCGGTATCGGTAATTTTTGGCGCGATGGCATTTTTCTTTTCATTAACATAGTAAATAATCTCGGATTTCTCGATCCGCCCGTTTAAAAAATCAGTCAGCCGGCTGCTGAAATCTTCGGGAATGATAATGGCCGCATAATACTTGCCGGATTTTACGCCATCGACCGCCTTCTCAGTATCGACAAAGGTCCAGCCGAGCTGGTCGTTTTCTTTGAGATTGGCAATGATCTCGTCACCAGCGTTGAGTTCGCCAGTGGCTGCGTTTTTGGTTCCGGTGTCCTCGTTGGCCACAGCGACCTTGATCCCCTTTGTATTACTGTAAGGGTCGTAGTTTGCTCCGATGTTAAACCAGGCGTAAAGAGAGGGGATAACAATAATGCCGATGGTTACAATGAGCGCAAAGCGATTTTTACAAAGCCGCTGGACGTCCCTTTTAAAGATATTCCATATTTGTTTCACGTTACACCTCTGGGTTATTTTTACCCCTCATTTTAATTTTTAATAATCGTTTTGTCAAGGCTGAAGCAATTTGAGGCTCATATTGTGTATATAGACAAATAGTGTTCATTTTCCAGAAAAGCACAGCACAATTCTGCGCTGTGCTTTTTCTCTTGTTGACACAGGCATGCGCCTTCGTATATAATGTATGAAAGTGAACACTTGCATTGGAGGCGGAGGCTTTGGACGAGACAAAACAGAAAATCATGGACGCGGCCATGGGACTGGTGCGGGATAAAGGCTATGCGGCTACCACCACAAAAGATATCGCGCGGGAGGCCGGAGTGAACGAGTGCACTATTTTCCGCAAATTCAAAGGTAAAAAGGATATTATCCTGAGCGCCATGGAGGAAAAACGCTGGCTGCCTGAGATCGGGCCGGGTATTTTAGAGAAGGTGTCCTATGAACTTGAGCCGGATCTCAGGCTTTTTATGCGCACCTATCTGGAACGGATCACAGCCGAATTTGTGGGGCTATCCATCGGGCTGCGGGCACCGCAGATCTATGAGGAGACTGCCCCGCTGATAATGAAAATCCCAAAGTCTTTTATGGACGCTTTAAAGGCGTATTTTAAGGAGATGGCCGCCCGGGGGAAAATTGCAGCGATGGATTTTGACAGCCTGGCTATGACCATCTTTTCCGCAACTTTTGGCTATACCTTTCTCACTGCGTCCTTCGAGAACCGGCTGTCTCCTGTTGAGCAGGAGGCCTACATCGAAAAAAGCGCCGCTCTTTTTGTCAGAGGCATTGAGCAGCAGTAAAGTACGGCACCTTCTTTCCGGAGGTGCCAAAAAAATAACCATAATGCAAGCAAGCACTTGCAATACAGGAGGGAATAATGAAAATAACAGGAGCGGCCTTGTTTACAAAGGCTTTAGAAGCAGAGGGCGTTGACATGGTTTTCGGGTATCCCGGCGGGCAGGCCATCGACCTGTTTGACGCGCTGTATGACCACCCGTCCGTCGAGGTGATCCTGACAAGGCATGAGCAGGGGCTTGCCCACGCGGCTGACGGCTACGCGCGCTCTACGGGAAAGACAGGGGTCTGTCTGGTGACCAGCGGGCCCGGCGCCACCAATCTGGTCACAGGCATCGCCACTGCCAATTATGACAGCGTACCCATGGTTTGCTTTACGGGCCAGGTTGCAACTGGACTTTTGGGGAGAGACGCTTTCCAGGAGGTTGACATTGTGAGTATTGTGGGGAGCATCACGAAATATGCGGTCACTGTTTTACGGCGTGAGGACCTGGCTGGTGAGATCAGAAAAGCCTTTTGTCTTGCTAAAAGCGGCAAGCCAGGTGTGGTTGTGGTCGACATTCCAAAGGATGTACAACAGGCCCTTGGCAGTGAAGACTATACACCTTCCAGAACTGAAAAAAGATCAGAAAACCCAGGGCTGAAAGGTAACACATGGGCGGCAGAGGCGGCCGGTATGATAACCAGGGCCCAGCGGCCACTGATTCTGGCAGGCGGCGGTGTACATATCGCTGGTGCTTCTGCCGCGCTCCAGACCTTTGCGGAGAAGACCGGGATTCCGGTTGTCACCACCATTATGGGCCGGGGTGCGCTGCCGACAAGGCATCCGCTGTTTGCAGGCAATATTGGCATCCACGGCAGCTTTGCGGCTAACTCGGCAGTGTCGGGATGTGATGTGCTCCTGGCGGTGGGCACTCGCCTGAATGACCGCATAACCGGGCGCACTGCAGATTTCGCAAAACACGCAAAGCTTATCCATATCGACATTGAGCCCTCGATCCTGTCCAGAAATGTACTTGCCTCTCTGGCCGTGACAGCAGACGCGGGGAAGGCCCTCGCTGCTCTGGACAGGCAGATGGACAAAACGGAGTTCGGATGCTGGCAGCGCCAGATCAGAGACTGGCAGACCCGGCATCCGCTTGGCATGGCAGGTAAGGGGCTGACGCCACAGC
The DNA window shown above is from Eubacterium limosum and carries:
- a CDS encoding YhgE/Pip domain-containing protein: MKQIWNIFKRDVQRLCKNRFALIVTIGIIVIPSLYAWFNIGANYDPYSNTKGIKVAVANEDTGTKNAATGELNAGDEIIANLKENDQLGWTFVDTEKAVDGVKSGKYYAAIIIPEDFSSRLTDFLNGRIEKSEIIYYVNEKKNAIAPKITDTGAQTLEDEIKSTFSSVASESVSKVMAASAVGISGKLNQASADITVAIDTTRGDLDTYRVLLENFRGTISDGQGSIDGGKATLDSLKDAAASGQKGLESAQARLSQSRESVGKFSGSMSNILNQGQSVLGQIGGTAASQLGNLEAQALEINAGFENSITSAKEMLTLNQEIVDALKKLNEEHPSPELTRLIQSLESEIESQQKILDRLDTGNASVKNMITQTSETRKSLNQIATDSGRALGDVNTNFQQSLLPQVNQTLDSFAALSGKTSGILSGVTPAAGQLQGILDDLGTALTEAENALDSTQGALVDLTSQLSRVSTDLNAIKNSRLYQNFLSTTGIKPEQVAAFMESPVEVETEKIYPVANYGSALAPFYSNLAIWVGGIVLIAIFKLEVDEDENIKNLTPTRAYFGRWLLYITVGLLQGLVVCLGDLLLMKIQCESPPAFIFAGLLASFVYVNLIYALSVTFKHIGKAICVILVILQIPGSAGTYPIEMTPGFFQAVHPLLPFTYGINAMREAVAGIYAAHYVSDLLHLLIFIPVALVIGLGLRPMLLNLNHFFDRRLSETEMMVSETEGGIKQKKDPISIIARALAVEGRTTEEREARQAAFEESYRKKIKAGFLLMFILPLVFMVLMFSLDSKIIYLVLWIISLIGISVYLICLEYFRDKMRKQFEMEQQLCGMTDEEIRAMFKADWKGTEK
- a CDS encoding TetR/AcrR family transcriptional regulator; protein product: MDETKQKIMDAAMGLVRDKGYAATTTKDIAREAGVNECTIFRKFKGKKDIILSAMEEKRWLPEIGPGILEKVSYELEPDLRLFMRTYLERITAEFVGLSIGLRAPQIYEETAPLIMKIPKSFMDALKAYFKEMAARGKIAAMDFDSLAMTIFSATFGYTFLTASFENRLSPVEQEAYIEKSAALFVRGIEQQ
- the ilvB gene encoding biosynthetic-type acetolactate synthase large subunit, whose protein sequence is MKITGAALFTKALEAEGVDMVFGYPGGQAIDLFDALYDHPSVEVILTRHEQGLAHAADGYARSTGKTGVCLVTSGPGATNLVTGIATANYDSVPMVCFTGQVATGLLGRDAFQEVDIVSIVGSITKYAVTVLRREDLAGEIRKAFCLAKSGKPGVVVVDIPKDVQQALGSEDYTPSRTEKRSENPGLKGNTWAAEAAGMITRAQRPLILAGGGVHIAGASAALQTFAEKTGIPVVTTIMGRGALPTRHPLFAGNIGIHGSFAANSAVSGCDVLLAVGTRLNDRITGRTADFAKHAKLIHIDIEPSILSRNVLASLAVTADAGKALAALDRQMDKTEFGCWQRQIRDWQTRHPLGMAGKGLTPQQIIEAVSTLLPEAIVVTDVGQNQLWTTQFLEQSGGRRLITSGGLGTMGYGLPAAVGASLGNPGRRVVAIMGDGGLQMVSQELATAVVYGLPVILCVLNNGWLGNVRQWQELFYGKRYSSTCLRARRSCKQCCSGPSGDCPEYTPDFIRLAESYGISAWRVTGAEDVEPALKKAIGHAAGPAFIEFMLEAESNVLPIVPPGNALDEMEGV